The sequence AGCCCCGACGCCCAGAAAGTCCTCTCCGAGCTGCCCCTGGGCATTGCCGAGATGCTCAAGTCCACCGAAAACAAGGCCCGGCAGTAATTCGTCACCGGAAGGGGCAGGAGCCTTCCGGTTTCCGTAAAGGGTACCGTTGGCTGTAGGCGGTACCCGGCCACAACCCCGCCCCGGCAATCGGATCAAAGGCCGAGCGTTTGATTGACCTTTGGCCGGAAATCTGCTTAATTGGATCGCTTGAATCCATTCCGGTCATGACCGTCGAAATCCTTAAAAGCAAAATCCTCCGGGCAGAAGTCACCGAAGCCGAAGCGGACTATGAAGGCAGCCTCGCCATTGACGGGGCGCTCATGAAGCGCATCGGCCTACTGCCCTACGAAAAAATCCTCGTCGGCAACATCACCAACGGCGAACGACTCGAAACCTACGCCATTGAGGCCCCCGAGGGCTCCGGCACTTTCGCCCTGAACGGTGCCGCCGCCCACCGCGGCAAGCCCGGCGACCTGTTGGTCATCATGAACTTCGCGCACATGCCCTACGAGGAAGCCAGGAGCTGGAAGCCACGCGTCATCGTCATGGCCGACCATAACCGGACGATCATCAAGGAGCGCAGCCCCGAGGGCGAAACCGGCGAGCCCTTCCGTGTGGCCGCCTGCGAAACCGCATCTTAAGGCGGTTCTGGCCCCCGCGAGGGGCATTCCTATCTTTTGTGCGTCTGCAAACTCTGTTGACGGCAGCGCGGATTCTGTTTCCCTGAACTCTTTTCCATGAGCTATAAACTCTTCATTCCCGGTCCGATCCAGGTGTCGGAAAAAACCTATCGCGCGATGACGACACCTGTCATCGGCCACCGAAGCAAGGACTTCGTGGAGCTGTTTCAGGCCATCCAGCCCTCCCTCCAGAAGCTCCTCTACACGCAGGACCCGGTTTACCTGAGCACCAGCAGCGCCTGGGGCGTGATGGAAGGCTCGCTGCGCAACGTGGTCAAAAAGAAGGTCCTCAACTGCTGCTCGGGCGCGTTCTCGGACAAGTGGTACGACGTTTCCCTCCGCTGCGGCCTCCAGGCCAAGGAGCTCAAATA comes from Ruficoccus amylovorans and encodes:
- the panD gene encoding aspartate 1-decarboxylase, whose amino-acid sequence is MTVEILKSKILRAEVTEAEADYEGSLAIDGALMKRIGLLPYEKILVGNITNGERLETYAIEAPEGSGTFALNGAAAHRGKPGDLLVIMNFAHMPYEEARSWKPRVIVMADHNRTIIKERSPEGETGEPFRVAACETAS